The Colias croceus chromosome 22, ilColCroc2.1 DNA window ATAGATTTAAGTAACAACTATCACGCATTTTCTATCTCTTGTCAACTTGTTTTGTCAAAACTTTCTATTCGATTCCTCAAaggtatatataattatatataagtgAGTATTTTAAGTAACGTAAGAAAACTTTATTTTGCTCAAATTTATGGCATTTCTTTTAAACAAAGACTAAAAATATTGCTTCTAAGATGTGTTAGGAtctcgttttttttattattataataattatgtgtaCGACCAAAGGTTGGACGGTTGACTTTTACCGGCCGATgtttttgacaattttttaaacacgtttcgttattttattattgaaagattttaattttttaattttttgtaactaTTGTAGTTAAGAATTTTGGTGCAgcaatatttttgatttaataagtaattattattaggtgAGTTTAAAACTCGATAGGCtcgtaaattataatttagttttagtaaCGTTCAGTCTCCAATTTGGATCGACGAATCATACGCTAGAATATACCTAAGTCCCGAATAtgctttgtaaaataatatcgcatacatattatattataccaaatttaTTAAACAGATTATTTAGCTATGAGCGTAGCGTGTAAGAATTATACTAATATGTATATGAGTGTTTCGCTTCAAAGAATTATCAAGCAATAAATTAGTAAGTTTcaattatttgtgaattaattattaattagttatagatgataataaagtaattttattatgtattaattataataacgtGTCGTTGTACGATTAATGTAATGATTTATGACAAAATCCTGCTTTATGTCAATTAATAGTTAAATGGAATTctgtattgtaatttatttagtgaaataataattttcgttACATAAACCTTAATTGGTGTTTGGCTAGAAATctgatttattatgtatttagattattagatataGAATAATCTCGTACTTATTAGAATAAggtaattataagaaaatatggCAACACCGCTTGGCCTTTCGATAGTAGTCgtgtgtttattaattattatataaaattatttaatataatgtcTAATTATATAGTTCAAGTTTTACATTGCATGACTTGATTGTAttcaattatataaatatgtagtaagCGTATTTACTATTCACCTTTGCCTCTCTTTCTTTATTGCAATATGAGTGTCGTTTTTAAAACGTTTTGTGAAATAcattatgatataataataaagatgtAATGCTTTTACAACTTGTTTGACTTCCAGTTATCATCTCCCTTTTTCTATTACTagaattctttatttatattttttacatacatagaCTCCTTACAgctattttaaacaatataataatcattctgttacaaaataatacgccaataaaaaagaaaatcaatcaataatgAAACAATTATTGTGACAAAGTATAACATACTTTAACGCGAACAAAAATAGAAGACGAACAATTCGTTCAATCCTTATTTTattgagataaaaaataataatgatttatttgatttttaagtatgtacttactgaaacatttttaaacgtTATGATGAAAcattaaattctaaaaaaatatgcatCATATTCGTAAACAGAAaatccttaaaaaaataataatatgaatctCTTACTTAAgcattaatgtttattttcctgaacttaaatttttaatcgtacagacataattttataatacatacaattattactTCCATTCCATACCGTACAGCGCACTCGTGTTTGCTGTGTTCGAATTTAGAACTATTTGAATGTGACAATCACTGTATTAATATTTCTACTCGATACGAGATGGcgctttattataatagtgatgttaatttattgaaactaGATGGCAGTTAAAttcagaatttataaaaaaaatcaatgttaATAGTTGAATtgcattttgaaatttataaaattaaatatttgctaaataaagaaagatataataaagaaagagataaactaataataattttttatgttttttttttgtcggGGATACCATTGTAATAAACTTGCTAAAGTAGatgtaatgttaaaaaaatattattattataattagttttagtacccatacaattttaatatcaaatttgAAAGCATTATATTCAAGTTTATTATCGTAGGTAGTTAACGTCATAACaaattttctgaaaatttgttattattataaatgcaatcaAGGCAAAATCAAGGATATGATTGATATTCTGTGTTGATATTAATAGTTATTGGCAACACTGAATAGGTAAATGAAGATTGAAGGAATTTGAAGAAATAGAAAGAAGTCACTAATTTATGCCAGACGGCGTCTTTATTTTCAGATGCAATCGTTTAAGTTTTGAGTGGTAATTGTGAAAGGTTACGTGTTGCCCTTGGATTTATATCCAAGCTAATTACAGTAAGGAAACAATGTAAGcaacatttatttgtattctgTTAAGTTATGCTTGTTTTCTATGAAATGCATTTCTAATAGTGACGTAGAAAACTGTAATGCACTGTTTAGTTTGATCTATTACAATTTGTTGTTGTTAAATATACATTCGATTTAGTGCTAATACTAACTTATTGAGTTCTTCTATAGGACACAATAGTGAAAAATATGTGTTGTTTACGtgtatcaattttattttaaactttcagatatttaataaaaaattcaaattcaacaTGGGGGACCAACAGTTCTTTCTAAAATGGAACGATTTCCAAACGAATATGGTGACATCGTTTAGGCATTTGCGAGACGAAAAAAGCTTTACGGACGTAAGTTTTTTAAGACGAATTTGATGGtaaatttctaataaattgattaatttttcCCCTTGAGATAAGGGTTTCTATTACAAAGTTTTGAGTATCACTCAAAAGTCAAAAGGAATTAATTCTGACTTGaacaaatcaaaataaattcttttGAATTCTGTCAAAGGGACTGATTTTCTAATACCtagtttctttttaaattgcaatatttttccAAGTGTGAGGATGGAAGTTATCTAAAaaatagtagttactactacACCATAAAAACAttgccaaaaaaaaataatttagtacagtaatattgttgttgatgttttcagtttgaaattattgatataaaatcaTGCTAATCATAAATAACTTATGTTTTAGGTAACATTAGCATGTGAAGGCCAGACTTGTAAAGCTCATAAAATGGTTTTATCTGCGTGTAGTCCATATTTCAAAAGTTTATTAGAGGTGAGTTAAAGtacttgtataaaatataagtaataacttattatctattttattatactactATTCACTTCATTCttgttactatattataaatattaatgactACACTTTCAAGACAAAtgaacattaaatttataacattctaattttattaaattacctacttgattcatgttaaaaattatcctatgtgttaggTAATCCaggttaccctctatatatgccaaatttcatgaaaattggtttagCAGATTTTGTGTGAAGGAGTAACAAccattcacatttataataatactagctgctccgcgcggtttcacccccgtagctccactcctgttggccgtagcgtgatgatatatagccttatataaccttcctctataaatgggctatctaacactgaaagaatttttcaaatcggaccagttgttcccgagattagcgcgttcaaacaaacaaactcttcagctttataatattagtatagattagtaggataggatatttaatgttttcattttgGGCCAAAATGCTTTGTAATTTACCATTTTTACCcattgtgaaataaattattcaatccatttaactgtttacaaattaaatgtaaacattagtatttgtgattttaagCAGGGATATGAAATTGTAAACAATATTACGACATTtggtttacattttttaacctgtgttaattacaattatgataagcgaattatattattttaaatttatgtaatgtgtcttgaattttcttcttatatcaatatacaaagaaagattatgtaaaatatggCCGCTTTTTTGAGAAAAgtgtaactaataaattatttaatagttgATTGCAAGTAATGGAAAATAAACCTGCAtcatattttacgtttaatctCTATAGAGAAATGTGTAGATTTTAactattgaatttaatttccGCCAAGACATCATTTCTTCtcttatatatgtataagaattattgtgttataatatttgttaccATACTCCTGCGATAGATCTggaccaattttcatgaaatttttgtCCCTATTGGGAAGATTTGAGAATTGACCATAAGTCATAGAAGTTAAATAGAACAATGTTTGCTGGGACAGCTagtcactacataatataaaacaaagtcgctttctctgtccctttgtatgcttaaatctttaaaaccacgcaacggattttgatgcggtttttttttaatagatagagtgattcaagaggaaggttttagtatataatttattaggttttagacaaagcgggcgaagccgcgtgcggtaagctagtatggATATATAGCTATTAGATTTCcacaaaatattcatttaactCTAATAACAACACATATTTTCAGGAGAACCCATCAAAGCATccaataataatactaaaggATGTATCGTACCTGCATTTGCAAGCAATACTTGAATTCATGTACGCCGGTGAAGTTAACGTGTCGCAGGAACAATTGCCTGCGTTTCTCAAGACTGCCGCACGCCTTAAGgtatttaaacttattttacaTAGTTACATTACTAGAGTagatgtgttttatttttatgaatatatttttctgttCATAAGAGaaatcttattaattaaataattattatattgtgttaacATACTTGTCATACAATAGTGTACAATCCGTTAGATTATCAGTTAAGTGGaggaaattttttaaatatatagttacattttatttaatttcaaataattcgATAATCcattttccttaaaattaatttgcaaTAATAATTCTCCTTTTGTTTGGAGTTTCTTGTCGTTTCTTCTCCATACATGCTGCTTTCTGAGTCAGtggtaaatttttaaaatatgttgtgACGATTCAAAATTGCTTAAGTCTCAttgaacaaataaatgattgattTTGAGTTACAACATTGTCTGTGTATGCGTTTctacaatataataagtaataataattattatcatataatttTCAGGTGAAAGGCCTAGCCGAGCCCCCACCGCAGATGCCCAGTATCAAACGGGAGGGCTAGCCCACGCTCGTACCTAGCACTTAGTGACCTGTATAGTGCATATCAAATAACTATACGCTGCTAAGTTGTTGAAAAGCTGGTTATATCATGTGTGTATAAAAAGCTGATTTTTTGGTAACttcttcattttttttttaataatatttaatggccTGGTTAaactttttcattaaataatgtagttgtttttttttttttttatttactaataaggtggtttttttatgttacagTGTGATGCTtaaacaatttacatattttttttaactaccaacttttaaataatatttaaaagaaaattaatgcatttgattttttttaagaaatagtatgtgcctttatttataaatttaagcatttattaatattcacataaaaatacttttttttttgtcagcCAGCTTTTAACATAGTGTAAATTAGCGTCTAAGTTATTTGACATGGACTGTATCATGTATTTTACACAgtttttttcttcattattttttatttccgtGATGCGCTTACGCTTGCAATGGATGtactttcaattttaattttttgttcatatattcagaaatatacatataaaatcacAGTGTTtttctgtatgtttgttataatttattatcacatAAAAACCGTtacttgaaatataaaatgtagaaaaaaataatataattgctttctaaaaaaaatcttttaaatctaatttttttatttaacatactGTTGCAAGCGTATCCATTACAACcagtaataaatacaatataaatatgtattttagatGATATTCCGTAATTTAGCAATAATGCTGTGACAAAGTTTTAACATAtagagaaatatatttttgcacaGGCGCTAACTGTggaaatttatatgtatgtataagtGGAGCTGTGCGCAACGGCTAGACAGGAAATGATAGATTTTCCATATAAACGTTAATAGAAAGTCCGTTacaatttttaagattttttttttgtttttttggaAAGAGAAATATGTCAAAGCTTAGCGAAGGCAACTCTAAATATAATTGTctctatttctttatttaaaattgtacacaaattacaatttgtagtttctttttaatcataataaaacaGGATTTATAACTATTAACAAAGAAGAAATTGT harbors:
- the LOC123701935 gene encoding longitudinals lacking protein-like — protein: MGDQQFFLKWNDFQTNMVTSFRHLRDEKSFTDVTLACEGQTCKAHKMVLSACSPYFKSLLEENPSKHPIIILKDVSYLHLQAILEFMYAGEVNVSQEQLPAFLKTAARLKVKGLAEPPPQMPSIKREG